GCGACGACAGGACCGGGCAGTCCTTTGAGCAGGGCGTCGAGGACCCTCATCCTTGAATCCAGGGGAACGGAGGCGTCAACTGGACGCGACGCGAGCCGGTACTGACGATATGCCATGGCCCCCAGCAAGATCAGCGTTCCCACCCGGAAGATGCGGCGGGCGGTTCTGCGAGTCGAGGCGTGACGATCAGAGGAAGACGGATTCATGTAACTCCTGACGAAGCTGAGAGAGTGACCGATCGGCGTCCAAGACGCGGACAACGTCCGCGCCCATGTAGAGTTTCAGATGTTCAGGCCGACGTCGAAGGTCGCGGTGTACCCTTCCGTGAGGCTGCCTTTGAGGTCCAGCAGCAATTGGCTTCCACCATTGCGGTAGAGGATGTCCGTGCTGTTCAGCCGGTCTCGCTGTCCCTTAGTGTTGTACGGCGCGCGGGCATGCACGACATCCGTGATCGAGTCCGGGAAGTAGAGCTGCGTCGTGAACTCCCCGGTGACCTTCCCGTCGGTGATCACACTCATGCTGAAGTGCAGGTGCACGGAGCGCCCGGCGTACCAGCCGGGATAGATGGTGCGAAACGAGGCCTTCCCGTTCGCGTCGGTGAGCTGATACCCGCGCAGGAAGTCCTGCCCGCGAGTGTCGAACTGATCGGCGTTGTCCGCTACGCCGCTGTACACGCCCAGCGCGTCGCACTGCCACACGTCGATCTTGACATTCGCACGAGGCTCGCAGGTGTTGAGTGCCACGCGGGACACCACGAACTCCAGGGTGAGGGGAACGCCATCCTGAACGGCCCCGCCACTCGTGTTGGCGCGGATGTCGCGGCGGTTGAGTTCATTGGAGACGAAGTACGGGCCCTCGATCTGAGCTGGGCGGACCACGCAACCCGGCAAGCTTTTGGCCCCAGTCGTGCCGGCGCTGTTCCTGCCCGTGAAGAACCACCAGCCATACAAGCCCGCACCGACCGCCGTGCCCCCCGCACTCAGACCGAGCAGTTGCAGGGCACGGCGGCGACTCAGCACCTGGCCAACTTGTTGATCATCATTGTCCATACGGACCTCCAGCGGAAGAAAGAGTGGGAGGGCGTGCAACTACGCACTCGGGGATGAACAACGAAGGCCGGTCCACCCTGCAGCACAAGAAGTGTCGACCGGCCTTCGTTGTTCACGCTCGTCGTGCCATCAGGTGGGACGTTTCCGGGAACTGGTG
The Deinococcus yavapaiensis KR-236 DNA segment above includes these coding regions:
- a CDS encoding intradiol ring-cleavage dioxygenase, whose translation is MDNDDQQVGQVLSRRRALQLLGLSAGGTAVGAGLYGWWFFTGRNSAGTTGAKSLPGCVVRPAQIEGPYFVSNELNRRDIRANTSGGAVQDGVPLTLEFVVSRVALNTCEPRANVKIDVWQCDALGVYSGVADNADQFDTRGQDFLRGYQLTDANGKASFRTIYPGWYAGRSVHLHFSMSVITDGKVTGEFTTQLYFPDSITDVVHARAPYNTKGQRDRLNSTDILYRNGGSQLLLDLKGSLTEGYTATFDVGLNI